A single region of the Glycine max cultivar Williams 82 chromosome 20, Glycine_max_v4.0, whole genome shotgun sequence genome encodes:
- the LOC100802771 gene encoding folate-biopterin transporter 1, chloroplastic isoform X8, which yields MNCVYILSLIPFLPSKFSHFYPCFPRRTSIVTHSARFRRRTRRNPPDMEISGTVPSSGSSLRLSSDDGDPLLGSRISKLQRAGKDDALTADTDLEASSSGRIASRKQKYWAAVISGFSALPWLVKPLYGFISDSVPLFGYRRRSYLVLSGLLGALSWSLMATFVDNKYSAGFCILLGSLSVAFSDVVRFLSSLFLIRDSMVVERARGESQSTSGSLQSLCWGSSAFGGIVSSYFSGSLLDAYGVRFVFGVTSLLPLITSVVAVLVKEQPMFGTTRGLNILFAGPEFLESSKQRIIQLWGSVRQRSVFLPTLFIFLWQATPQSDSAMFYFTTNSLGFTPEFLGRVKLVTSIASLLGVGLYNGFLKNVPLRKIFFATTLLGSTLGMTQVFLVTGLNRKFGISDEWFAIGDSLILTVLSQASFMPVLVLAARLCPEGMEATLFATLMSVSNGGSVVGGLLGAGLTQLFGITKDRFDNLAALIILCNLSSLLPLPLLGLLPGGNPDVNEEDNSDIEMKCN from the exons ATGAATTGTGTGTATATTTTGTCTTTAATACCATTTTTACCCTCCAAATTTTCCCATTTTTATCCTTGTTTCCCACGCCGCACGTCAATTGTCACTCATTCAGCCCGATTCCGCCGGAGAACGCGTCGGAATCCGCCGGACATGGAAATCTCCGGCACCGTTCCGAGCTCGGGGTCCTCTCTCCGACTCAGCAGCGATGATGGCGATCCTCTCTTAGGTTCTCGTATCAGTAAGCTCCAAA GAGCTGGAAAAGACGATGCTTTAACAGCGGACACAGATCTAGAGGCTTCCTCCTCTGGTCGAATTGCTTCTAGAAAGCAAAAATATTGG GCAGCTGTGATTTCTGGTTTTTCTGCATTGCCGTGGCTTGTCAAACCTCTTTACGGGTTTATTAG TGATTCTGTCCCCCTCTTTGGTTATCGAAGAAGGTCATACCTAGTTTTGTCAGGGCTGCTTGGTGCACTCTCGTGGAGTTTGATGGCTACTTTTGTTGACAACAAATATAGTGCTGGTTTTTGCATACTTCTTGGATCTCTATCTGTTGCCTTCTCAGATGTT GTGCGCTTCctatcttctttatttttaatacgtG ATTCAATGGTTGTGGAGAGGGCACGTGGTGAGTCCCAAAGCACCTCGGGATCTCTTCAGTCTTTATGTTGGGGTTCTTCGGCCTTTGGTGGAATTGTGAGCTCCTACTTCAGTGGATCTTTGCTGGATGCATATGGAGTAAG GTTTGTTTTTGGTGTCACATCATTGCTTCCATTGATAACATCTGTAGTTGCTGTTCTTGTAAAAGAACAACCTATGTTTGGTACAACAAGAGGGCTAAATATTCTTTTTGCTGGGCCAGAGTTTTTGGAAAGTTCAAAACAGCGCATTATTCAGCTGTGGGGTTCTGTGCGACAGCGTAGTGTTTTTCTTcccactttatttattttcttgtggCAAGCAACTCCGCAGTCTGACTCTGCTATGTTCTACTTTAC CACAAATTCTCTTGGTTTTACCCCAGAGTTTTTGGGACGTGTCAAGCTTGTTACCTCAATTGCATCTCTGCTCGGTGTTGGTCTTTATAATGGATTTCTGAAGAATGTGCCTTTAcggaaaatattttttgcaaCTACCCTTTTAGGTTCAACTCTTGGGATGACTCAG GTTTTCCTTGTTACTGGACTAAACCGTAAGTTTGGCATTAGTGATGAGTGGTTTGCAATTGGTGATTCATTAATTCTCACTGTTTTGAGTCAG GCTTCTTTCATGCCTGTTCTTGTGCTAGCAGCAAGATTATGTCCCGAAGGAATGGAGGCAACTCTTTTCGCAACTCTCATGTCTGTATCTAATGGAGGGAGTGTTGTTGGGGGATTGTTAGGGGCGGGATTGACTCAACTATTTGGAATTACCAAGGACAGATTTGATAACTTGGCAGCTTTGATAATCCTTTGCAATCTTAGCTCATTATTGCCTCTGCCTCTTCTTGGCCTTCTCCCTGGGGGCAATCCTGATGTGAATGAGGAGGACAATTCCgatattgagatgaaatgtaATTGA
- the LOC100802771 gene encoding folate-biopterin transporter 1, chloroplastic isoform X3: MNCVYILSLIPFLPSKFSHFYPCFPRRTSIVTHSARFRRRTRRNPPDMEISGTVPSSGSSLRLSSDDGDPLLGSRIRAGKDDALTADTDLEASSSGRIASRKQKYWVSSIKLFGVELSPDNVAVAMVYFVQGVLGLARLAVNFYLKDDLHLDPAEAAVISGFSALPWLVKPLYGFISDSVPLFGYRRRSYLVLSGLLGALSWSLMATFVDNKYSAGFCILLGSLSVAFSDVVRFLSSLFLIRDSMVVERARGESQSTSGSLQSLCWGSSAFGGIVSSYFSGSLLDAYGVRFVFGVTSLLPLITSVVAVLVKEQPMFGTTRGLNILFAGPEFLESSKQRIIQLWGSVRQRSVFLPTLFIFLWQATPQSDSAMFYFTTNSLGFTPEFLGRVKLVTSIASLLGVGLYNGFLKNVPLRKIFFATTLLGSTLGMTQVFLVTGLNRKFGISDEWFAIGDSLILTVLSQASFMPVLVLAARLCPEGMEATLFATLMSVSNGGSVVGGLLGAGLTQLFGITKDRFDNLAALIILCNLSSLLPLPLLGLLPGGNPDVNEEDNSDIEMKCN; this comes from the exons ATGAATTGTGTGTATATTTTGTCTTTAATACCATTTTTACCCTCCAAATTTTCCCATTTTTATCCTTGTTTCCCACGCCGCACGTCAATTGTCACTCATTCAGCCCGATTCCGCCGGAGAACGCGTCGGAATCCGCCGGACATGGAAATCTCCGGCACCGTTCCGAGCTCGGGGTCCTCTCTCCGACTCAGCAGCGATGATGGCGATCCTCTCTTAGGTTCTCGTATCA GAGCTGGAAAAGACGATGCTTTAACAGCGGACACAGATCTAGAGGCTTCCTCCTCTGGTCGAATTGCTTCTAGAAAGCAAAAATATTGGGTGAGCAGCATCAAATTGTTTGGGGTAGAATTATCCCCTGATAATGTTGCTGTTGCGATGGTTTATTTTGTTCAAGGTGTTTTAGGGCTTGCAAGACTGGCTGTGAACTTTTACTTAAAAGATGATTTGCATTTAGACCCTGCTGAG GCAGCTGTGATTTCTGGTTTTTCTGCATTGCCGTGGCTTGTCAAACCTCTTTACGGGTTTATTAG TGATTCTGTCCCCCTCTTTGGTTATCGAAGAAGGTCATACCTAGTTTTGTCAGGGCTGCTTGGTGCACTCTCGTGGAGTTTGATGGCTACTTTTGTTGACAACAAATATAGTGCTGGTTTTTGCATACTTCTTGGATCTCTATCTGTTGCCTTCTCAGATGTT GTGCGCTTCctatcttctttatttttaatacgtG ATTCAATGGTTGTGGAGAGGGCACGTGGTGAGTCCCAAAGCACCTCGGGATCTCTTCAGTCTTTATGTTGGGGTTCTTCGGCCTTTGGTGGAATTGTGAGCTCCTACTTCAGTGGATCTTTGCTGGATGCATATGGAGTAAG GTTTGTTTTTGGTGTCACATCATTGCTTCCATTGATAACATCTGTAGTTGCTGTTCTTGTAAAAGAACAACCTATGTTTGGTACAACAAGAGGGCTAAATATTCTTTTTGCTGGGCCAGAGTTTTTGGAAAGTTCAAAACAGCGCATTATTCAGCTGTGGGGTTCTGTGCGACAGCGTAGTGTTTTTCTTcccactttatttattttcttgtggCAAGCAACTCCGCAGTCTGACTCTGCTATGTTCTACTTTAC CACAAATTCTCTTGGTTTTACCCCAGAGTTTTTGGGACGTGTCAAGCTTGTTACCTCAATTGCATCTCTGCTCGGTGTTGGTCTTTATAATGGATTTCTGAAGAATGTGCCTTTAcggaaaatattttttgcaaCTACCCTTTTAGGTTCAACTCTTGGGATGACTCAG GTTTTCCTTGTTACTGGACTAAACCGTAAGTTTGGCATTAGTGATGAGTGGTTTGCAATTGGTGATTCATTAATTCTCACTGTTTTGAGTCAG GCTTCTTTCATGCCTGTTCTTGTGCTAGCAGCAAGATTATGTCCCGAAGGAATGGAGGCAACTCTTTTCGCAACTCTCATGTCTGTATCTAATGGAGGGAGTGTTGTTGGGGGATTGTTAGGGGCGGGATTGACTCAACTATTTGGAATTACCAAGGACAGATTTGATAACTTGGCAGCTTTGATAATCCTTTGCAATCTTAGCTCATTATTGCCTCTGCCTCTTCTTGGCCTTCTCCCTGGGGGCAATCCTGATGTGAATGAGGAGGACAATTCCgatattgagatgaaatgtaATTGA
- the LOC100802771 gene encoding folate-biopterin transporter 1, chloroplastic isoform X10, protein MNCVYILSLIPFLPSKFSHFYPCFPRRTSIVTHSARFRRRTRRNPPDMEISGTVPSSGSSLRLSSDDGDPLLGAGKDDALTADTDLEASSSGRIASRKQKYWAAVISGFSALPWLVKPLYGFISDSVPLFGYRRRSYLVLSGLLGALSWSLMATFVDNKYSAGFCILLGSLSVAFSDVVRFLSSLFLIRDSMVVERARGESQSTSGSLQSLCWGSSAFGGIVSSYFSGSLLDAYGVRFVFGVTSLLPLITSVVAVLVKEQPMFGTTRGLNILFAGPEFLESSKQRIIQLWGSVRQRSVFLPTLFIFLWQATPQSDSAMFYFTTNSLGFTPEFLGRVKLVTSIASLLGVGLYNGFLKNVPLRKIFFATTLLGSTLGMTQVFLVTGLNRKFGISDEWFAIGDSLILTVLSQASFMPVLVLAARLCPEGMEATLFATLMSVSNGGSVVGGLLGAGLTQLFGITKDRFDNLAALIILCNLSSLLPLPLLGLLPGGNPDVNEEDNSDIEMKCN, encoded by the exons ATGAATTGTGTGTATATTTTGTCTTTAATACCATTTTTACCCTCCAAATTTTCCCATTTTTATCCTTGTTTCCCACGCCGCACGTCAATTGTCACTCATTCAGCCCGATTCCGCCGGAGAACGCGTCGGAATCCGCCGGACATGGAAATCTCCGGCACCGTTCCGAGCTCGGGGTCCTCTCTCCGACTCAGCAGCGATGATGGCGATCCTCTCTTAG GAGCTGGAAAAGACGATGCTTTAACAGCGGACACAGATCTAGAGGCTTCCTCCTCTGGTCGAATTGCTTCTAGAAAGCAAAAATATTGG GCAGCTGTGATTTCTGGTTTTTCTGCATTGCCGTGGCTTGTCAAACCTCTTTACGGGTTTATTAG TGATTCTGTCCCCCTCTTTGGTTATCGAAGAAGGTCATACCTAGTTTTGTCAGGGCTGCTTGGTGCACTCTCGTGGAGTTTGATGGCTACTTTTGTTGACAACAAATATAGTGCTGGTTTTTGCATACTTCTTGGATCTCTATCTGTTGCCTTCTCAGATGTT GTGCGCTTCctatcttctttatttttaatacgtG ATTCAATGGTTGTGGAGAGGGCACGTGGTGAGTCCCAAAGCACCTCGGGATCTCTTCAGTCTTTATGTTGGGGTTCTTCGGCCTTTGGTGGAATTGTGAGCTCCTACTTCAGTGGATCTTTGCTGGATGCATATGGAGTAAG GTTTGTTTTTGGTGTCACATCATTGCTTCCATTGATAACATCTGTAGTTGCTGTTCTTGTAAAAGAACAACCTATGTTTGGTACAACAAGAGGGCTAAATATTCTTTTTGCTGGGCCAGAGTTTTTGGAAAGTTCAAAACAGCGCATTATTCAGCTGTGGGGTTCTGTGCGACAGCGTAGTGTTTTTCTTcccactttatttattttcttgtggCAAGCAACTCCGCAGTCTGACTCTGCTATGTTCTACTTTAC CACAAATTCTCTTGGTTTTACCCCAGAGTTTTTGGGACGTGTCAAGCTTGTTACCTCAATTGCATCTCTGCTCGGTGTTGGTCTTTATAATGGATTTCTGAAGAATGTGCCTTTAcggaaaatattttttgcaaCTACCCTTTTAGGTTCAACTCTTGGGATGACTCAG GTTTTCCTTGTTACTGGACTAAACCGTAAGTTTGGCATTAGTGATGAGTGGTTTGCAATTGGTGATTCATTAATTCTCACTGTTTTGAGTCAG GCTTCTTTCATGCCTGTTCTTGTGCTAGCAGCAAGATTATGTCCCGAAGGAATGGAGGCAACTCTTTTCGCAACTCTCATGTCTGTATCTAATGGAGGGAGTGTTGTTGGGGGATTGTTAGGGGCGGGATTGACTCAACTATTTGGAATTACCAAGGACAGATTTGATAACTTGGCAGCTTTGATAATCCTTTGCAATCTTAGCTCATTATTGCCTCTGCCTCTTCTTGGCCTTCTCCCTGGGGGCAATCCTGATGTGAATGAGGAGGACAATTCCgatattgagatgaaatgtaATTGA
- the LOC100802771 gene encoding folate-biopterin transporter 1, chloroplastic isoform X4 — MNCVYILSLIPFLPSKFSHFYPCFPRRTSIVTHSARFRRRTRRNPPDMEISGTVPSSGSSLRLSSDDGDPLLGAGKDDALTADTDLEASSSGRIASRKQKYWVSSIKLFGVELSPDNVAVAMVYFVQGVLGLARLAVNFYLKDDLHLDPAEAAVISGFSALPWLVKPLYGFISDSVPLFGYRRRSYLVLSGLLGALSWSLMATFVDNKYSAGFCILLGSLSVAFSDVVRFLSSLFLIRDSMVVERARGESQSTSGSLQSLCWGSSAFGGIVSSYFSGSLLDAYGVRFVFGVTSLLPLITSVVAVLVKEQPMFGTTRGLNILFAGPEFLESSKQRIIQLWGSVRQRSVFLPTLFIFLWQATPQSDSAMFYFTTNSLGFTPEFLGRVKLVTSIASLLGVGLYNGFLKNVPLRKIFFATTLLGSTLGMTQVFLVTGLNRKFGISDEWFAIGDSLILTVLSQASFMPVLVLAARLCPEGMEATLFATLMSVSNGGSVVGGLLGAGLTQLFGITKDRFDNLAALIILCNLSSLLPLPLLGLLPGGNPDVNEEDNSDIEMKCN, encoded by the exons ATGAATTGTGTGTATATTTTGTCTTTAATACCATTTTTACCCTCCAAATTTTCCCATTTTTATCCTTGTTTCCCACGCCGCACGTCAATTGTCACTCATTCAGCCCGATTCCGCCGGAGAACGCGTCGGAATCCGCCGGACATGGAAATCTCCGGCACCGTTCCGAGCTCGGGGTCCTCTCTCCGACTCAGCAGCGATGATGGCGATCCTCTCTTAG GAGCTGGAAAAGACGATGCTTTAACAGCGGACACAGATCTAGAGGCTTCCTCCTCTGGTCGAATTGCTTCTAGAAAGCAAAAATATTGGGTGAGCAGCATCAAATTGTTTGGGGTAGAATTATCCCCTGATAATGTTGCTGTTGCGATGGTTTATTTTGTTCAAGGTGTTTTAGGGCTTGCAAGACTGGCTGTGAACTTTTACTTAAAAGATGATTTGCATTTAGACCCTGCTGAG GCAGCTGTGATTTCTGGTTTTTCTGCATTGCCGTGGCTTGTCAAACCTCTTTACGGGTTTATTAG TGATTCTGTCCCCCTCTTTGGTTATCGAAGAAGGTCATACCTAGTTTTGTCAGGGCTGCTTGGTGCACTCTCGTGGAGTTTGATGGCTACTTTTGTTGACAACAAATATAGTGCTGGTTTTTGCATACTTCTTGGATCTCTATCTGTTGCCTTCTCAGATGTT GTGCGCTTCctatcttctttatttttaatacgtG ATTCAATGGTTGTGGAGAGGGCACGTGGTGAGTCCCAAAGCACCTCGGGATCTCTTCAGTCTTTATGTTGGGGTTCTTCGGCCTTTGGTGGAATTGTGAGCTCCTACTTCAGTGGATCTTTGCTGGATGCATATGGAGTAAG GTTTGTTTTTGGTGTCACATCATTGCTTCCATTGATAACATCTGTAGTTGCTGTTCTTGTAAAAGAACAACCTATGTTTGGTACAACAAGAGGGCTAAATATTCTTTTTGCTGGGCCAGAGTTTTTGGAAAGTTCAAAACAGCGCATTATTCAGCTGTGGGGTTCTGTGCGACAGCGTAGTGTTTTTCTTcccactttatttattttcttgtggCAAGCAACTCCGCAGTCTGACTCTGCTATGTTCTACTTTAC CACAAATTCTCTTGGTTTTACCCCAGAGTTTTTGGGACGTGTCAAGCTTGTTACCTCAATTGCATCTCTGCTCGGTGTTGGTCTTTATAATGGATTTCTGAAGAATGTGCCTTTAcggaaaatattttttgcaaCTACCCTTTTAGGTTCAACTCTTGGGATGACTCAG GTTTTCCTTGTTACTGGACTAAACCGTAAGTTTGGCATTAGTGATGAGTGGTTTGCAATTGGTGATTCATTAATTCTCACTGTTTTGAGTCAG GCTTCTTTCATGCCTGTTCTTGTGCTAGCAGCAAGATTATGTCCCGAAGGAATGGAGGCAACTCTTTTCGCAACTCTCATGTCTGTATCTAATGGAGGGAGTGTTGTTGGGGGATTGTTAGGGGCGGGATTGACTCAACTATTTGGAATTACCAAGGACAGATTTGATAACTTGGCAGCTTTGATAATCCTTTGCAATCTTAGCTCATTATTGCCTCTGCCTCTTCTTGGCCTTCTCCCTGGGGGCAATCCTGATGTGAATGAGGAGGACAATTCCgatattgagatgaaatgtaATTGA
- the LOC100802771 gene encoding folate-biopterin transporter 1, chloroplastic isoform X2, producing MNCVYILSLIPFLPSKFSHFYPCFPRRTSIVTHSARFRRRTRRNPPDMEISGTVPSSGSSLRLSSDDGDPLLGSRISKLQRAGKDDALTADTDLEASSSGRIASRKQKYWVSSIKLFGVELSPDNVAVAMVYFVQGVLGLARLAVNFYLKDDLHLDPAEAAVISGFSALPWLVKPLYGFISDSVPLFGYRRRSYLVLSGLLGALSWSLMATFVDNKYSAGFCILLGSLSVAFSDVVRFLSSLFLIRDSMVVERARGESQSTSGSLQSLCWGSSAFGGIVSSYFSGSLLDAYGVRFVFGVTSLLPLITSVVAVLVKEQPMFGTTRGLNILFAGPEFLESSKQRIIQLWGSVRQRSVFLPTLFIFLWQATPQSDSAMFYFTTNSLGFTPEFLGRVKLVTSIASLLGVGLYNGFLKNVPLRKIFFATTLLGSTLGMTQVFLVTGLNRKFGISDEWFAIGDSLILTVLSQASFMPVLVLAARLCPEGMEATLFATLMSVSNGGSVVGGLLGAGLTQLFGITKDRFDNLAALIILCNLSSLLPLPLLGLLPGGNPDVNEEDNSDIEMK from the exons ATGAATTGTGTGTATATTTTGTCTTTAATACCATTTTTACCCTCCAAATTTTCCCATTTTTATCCTTGTTTCCCACGCCGCACGTCAATTGTCACTCATTCAGCCCGATTCCGCCGGAGAACGCGTCGGAATCCGCCGGACATGGAAATCTCCGGCACCGTTCCGAGCTCGGGGTCCTCTCTCCGACTCAGCAGCGATGATGGCGATCCTCTCTTAGGTTCTCGTATCAGTAAGCTCCAAA GAGCTGGAAAAGACGATGCTTTAACAGCGGACACAGATCTAGAGGCTTCCTCCTCTGGTCGAATTGCTTCTAGAAAGCAAAAATATTGGGTGAGCAGCATCAAATTGTTTGGGGTAGAATTATCCCCTGATAATGTTGCTGTTGCGATGGTTTATTTTGTTCAAGGTGTTTTAGGGCTTGCAAGACTGGCTGTGAACTTTTACTTAAAAGATGATTTGCATTTAGACCCTGCTGAG GCAGCTGTGATTTCTGGTTTTTCTGCATTGCCGTGGCTTGTCAAACCTCTTTACGGGTTTATTAG TGATTCTGTCCCCCTCTTTGGTTATCGAAGAAGGTCATACCTAGTTTTGTCAGGGCTGCTTGGTGCACTCTCGTGGAGTTTGATGGCTACTTTTGTTGACAACAAATATAGTGCTGGTTTTTGCATACTTCTTGGATCTCTATCTGTTGCCTTCTCAGATGTT GTGCGCTTCctatcttctttatttttaatacgtG ATTCAATGGTTGTGGAGAGGGCACGTGGTGAGTCCCAAAGCACCTCGGGATCTCTTCAGTCTTTATGTTGGGGTTCTTCGGCCTTTGGTGGAATTGTGAGCTCCTACTTCAGTGGATCTTTGCTGGATGCATATGGAGTAAG GTTTGTTTTTGGTGTCACATCATTGCTTCCATTGATAACATCTGTAGTTGCTGTTCTTGTAAAAGAACAACCTATGTTTGGTACAACAAGAGGGCTAAATATTCTTTTTGCTGGGCCAGAGTTTTTGGAAAGTTCAAAACAGCGCATTATTCAGCTGTGGGGTTCTGTGCGACAGCGTAGTGTTTTTCTTcccactttatttattttcttgtggCAAGCAACTCCGCAGTCTGACTCTGCTATGTTCTACTTTAC CACAAATTCTCTTGGTTTTACCCCAGAGTTTTTGGGACGTGTCAAGCTTGTTACCTCAATTGCATCTCTGCTCGGTGTTGGTCTTTATAATGGATTTCTGAAGAATGTGCCTTTAcggaaaatattttttgcaaCTACCCTTTTAGGTTCAACTCTTGGGATGACTCAG GTTTTCCTTGTTACTGGACTAAACCGTAAGTTTGGCATTAGTGATGAGTGGTTTGCAATTGGTGATTCATTAATTCTCACTGTTTTGAGTCAG GCTTCTTTCATGCCTGTTCTTGTGCTAGCAGCAAGATTATGTCCCGAAGGAATGGAGGCAACTCTTTTCGCAACTCTCATGTCTGTATCTAATGGAGGGAGTGTTGTTGGGGGATTGTTAGGGGCGGGATTGACTCAACTATTTGGAATTACCAAGGACAGATTTGATAACTTGGCAGCTTTGATAATCCTTTGCAATCTTAGCTCATTATTGCCTCTGCCTCTTCTTGGCCTTCTCCCTGGGGGCAATCCTGATGTGAATGAGGAGGACAATTCCgatattgagatgaaat AA
- the LOC100802771 gene encoding folate-biopterin transporter 1, chloroplastic isoform X6, which translates to MNCVYILSLIPFLPSKFSHFYPCFPRRTSIVTHSARFRRRTRRNPPDMEISGTVPSSGSSLRLSSDDGDPLLGSRIRAGKDDALTADTDLEASSSGRIASRKQKYWVSSIKLFGVELSPDNVAVAMVYFVQGVLGLARLAVNFYLKDDLHLDPAEAAVISGFSALPWLVKPLYGFISDSVPLFGYRRRSYLVLSGLLGALSWSLMATFVDNKYSAGFCILLGSLSVAFSDVVVDSMVVERARGESQSTSGSLQSLCWGSSAFGGIVSSYFSGSLLDAYGVRFVFGVTSLLPLITSVVAVLVKEQPMFGTTRGLNILFAGPEFLESSKQRIIQLWGSVRQRSVFLPTLFIFLWQATPQSDSAMFYFTTNSLGFTPEFLGRVKLVTSIASLLGVGLYNGFLKNVPLRKIFFATTLLGSTLGMTQVFLVTGLNRKFGISDEWFAIGDSLILTVLSQASFMPVLVLAARLCPEGMEATLFATLMSVSNGGSVVGGLLGAGLTQLFGITKDRFDNLAALIILCNLSSLLPLPLLGLLPGGNPDVNEEDNSDIEMKCN; encoded by the exons ATGAATTGTGTGTATATTTTGTCTTTAATACCATTTTTACCCTCCAAATTTTCCCATTTTTATCCTTGTTTCCCACGCCGCACGTCAATTGTCACTCATTCAGCCCGATTCCGCCGGAGAACGCGTCGGAATCCGCCGGACATGGAAATCTCCGGCACCGTTCCGAGCTCGGGGTCCTCTCTCCGACTCAGCAGCGATGATGGCGATCCTCTCTTAGGTTCTCGTATCA GAGCTGGAAAAGACGATGCTTTAACAGCGGACACAGATCTAGAGGCTTCCTCCTCTGGTCGAATTGCTTCTAGAAAGCAAAAATATTGGGTGAGCAGCATCAAATTGTTTGGGGTAGAATTATCCCCTGATAATGTTGCTGTTGCGATGGTTTATTTTGTTCAAGGTGTTTTAGGGCTTGCAAGACTGGCTGTGAACTTTTACTTAAAAGATGATTTGCATTTAGACCCTGCTGAG GCAGCTGTGATTTCTGGTTTTTCTGCATTGCCGTGGCTTGTCAAACCTCTTTACGGGTTTATTAG TGATTCTGTCCCCCTCTTTGGTTATCGAAGAAGGTCATACCTAGTTTTGTCAGGGCTGCTTGGTGCACTCTCGTGGAGTTTGATGGCTACTTTTGTTGACAACAAATATAGTGCTGGTTTTTGCATACTTCTTGGATCTCTATCTGTTGCCTTCTCAGATGTT GTTGTAGATTCAATGGTTGTGGAGAGGGCACGTGGTGAGTCCCAAAGCACCTCGGGATCTCTTCAGTCTTTATGTTGGGGTTCTTCGGCCTTTGGTGGAATTGTGAGCTCCTACTTCAGTGGATCTTTGCTGGATGCATATGGAGTAAG GTTTGTTTTTGGTGTCACATCATTGCTTCCATTGATAACATCTGTAGTTGCTGTTCTTGTAAAAGAACAACCTATGTTTGGTACAACAAGAGGGCTAAATATTCTTTTTGCTGGGCCAGAGTTTTTGGAAAGTTCAAAACAGCGCATTATTCAGCTGTGGGGTTCTGTGCGACAGCGTAGTGTTTTTCTTcccactttatttattttcttgtggCAAGCAACTCCGCAGTCTGACTCTGCTATGTTCTACTTTAC CACAAATTCTCTTGGTTTTACCCCAGAGTTTTTGGGACGTGTCAAGCTTGTTACCTCAATTGCATCTCTGCTCGGTGTTGGTCTTTATAATGGATTTCTGAAGAATGTGCCTTTAcggaaaatattttttgcaaCTACCCTTTTAGGTTCAACTCTTGGGATGACTCAG GTTTTCCTTGTTACTGGACTAAACCGTAAGTTTGGCATTAGTGATGAGTGGTTTGCAATTGGTGATTCATTAATTCTCACTGTTTTGAGTCAG GCTTCTTTCATGCCTGTTCTTGTGCTAGCAGCAAGATTATGTCCCGAAGGAATGGAGGCAACTCTTTTCGCAACTCTCATGTCTGTATCTAATGGAGGGAGTGTTGTTGGGGGATTGTTAGGGGCGGGATTGACTCAACTATTTGGAATTACCAAGGACAGATTTGATAACTTGGCAGCTTTGATAATCCTTTGCAATCTTAGCTCATTATTGCCTCTGCCTCTTCTTGGCCTTCTCCCTGGGGGCAATCCTGATGTGAATGAGGAGGACAATTCCgatattgagatgaaatgtaATTGA